CGAAAACCAACTTCGTCAACATCGCGTCAAGCGGTGGAACCTGCTCATGCTTTATGGTTTTTTACCGCTCAAGCTGTTCAAGCGGCTCAAGCGGCTGCAACCATCTTTTTGGTCCCCCTAGGGGACCAGCTTCATCCTCCTTCCCGCTTGCGTTATCGCCTCGATGGCGCTGTCCATTTGCTCGCGGGAGAAGCCGCGGACCACCGTGAGGCGCAGTCTCGATGTGCCCGTGGGGACCGTGGGGGGGCGGATGGCCTGGAGGAAGAAGCCCTTCTTCATGAGCATCCTCTGCATCTTCACGGCGTCGACGTCCCTGCCCACCACTATGGGGACAATGGGGCCCACGCTCTTTTTGAGGTCGAAACCCGCGGAGAGAAGCCCCGCGCGCATGTGGTCGATGTTGCGCCAGAGTTCGTCCTTGTAGGAGAGGTCTCCCGCCACGAGGTCGAGGGCCGCCCGCGATGCCGCGAGCGCCGCCGGAGGCAGGGCCGTCGTGTACATGAAGGTCCGCGCCCTGTTGATGAGGTACTCTATCACGACGGGGTCGGAAAGGACGAAGGCGCCGAAGGACCCCATGGCCTTGCCGAATGTGGCCATGTGGATGTCGGCCTTCCCTTTCAATCCCCAGTGCTCCTCGACACCGCTTCCCTTCCTGCCGAATATCCCCGTCCCGTGCGCATCGTCGACAACGGCACAGAAGCCGTAGCGGTCCCTCAATTCCATGATGTCGGCAAGGGGCGCCATGTCGCCGTCCATGCTGAAGACCGATTCGGTGATAACGAAGGACCTTCCGGGGAGGGCGTATTTTCTCAGTTTCCGCTCCAGGTCCTCCACATCGCGGTGTTTGTAGATGACCTTTTTCGCGTGGGAAAGACGCATGGCGTCGATGAGGCTGGAATGGTTCAGCTCGTCGCTGAAGATGACGTCCCCGGCGACCGGGATGGTCGACACTATGCCGATGTTCGCCATGTATCCCGTGGGGAATATGAGGCCCTTTTTGTAGCCCTTGTAGCGGGCGACCGCCGTTTCCAGCCCCTCGTAGAGGTCTATGCTCCCCGATACGCTCCGCGACGAACAGGTGCCGGTGCCGTACTCGTCCACCGCCGATCTCGCCGCGGCCATCATCGCCGGATGGAGGTGGAGCGAAAGATAGCTGTTGGAACAGAGATTGAGATACTCCTTGCCGCCGTGGATCACCGTGGCCGCGCACAGGGGCCGCACGTAGCGTACGCTCCGGTAGTTGCCCTGTGCCCGGATATCCCCGAGCATCGACGCGAGCCTGTCTTTCATTCCCTTTGTCACCCCACCCCTATTCACCTCTTATCAGTCAACGGTTACAATCAGCTGGTTAACTCGATGGACAAAAAATCAGGGTGGACCTGAATGTCCACCCTGATCCGAAACTCTGGTTGAGCTTAGCCCTTGATAACCCTGGGGAGGATCATCTGGTGCTGCGGGCATATCGATTTCGGGTTCGCGTACGCGCAGTTCGCGAAGGCCACGAAATACTTCCTGAGGTCGGCAAATTTCACGACCTCGTCGACAAGACCCTTCTTCGCGCAGTAGGAAGGCCGTGACATGTCATAGTAATGCTTCACGGTCGCGTTCATCTTTTCGATGACCGGCGCGAGAGGCTTGCCCGCGTCTTTCTCTTTCACGAGGCGCCGCGCGAAGCTGGCGACAGCCGCGGTCTCACCGTGCATGACGTAGATCTCGGTGGTTGCCGTGCCGAGGGTGAAGCAGTTGTTGTTGTTCGCCTGCGGGCCGGCCATGATGTAGTGGGCGGCCGCGGTGCCCTTCCTCAGGACGATGGTCATCATGGGGAGGTCGCTCTGCTCGATGGAGTAGATGAGCGCCTGGCCGAGGCCGAGGAGCTCCGCCTTCTCGGCGATGTCGCCGACGTCGATGCCCGACGTATCCTGGACCCAGATCATGGGGACCCTGTCCCTGCCGCAGAGGCTGACGAACTCGTTGACCTTGATGAGGCCCTCACGGTAGAACTTGCCGCCGATGCCGGGATACGGCGCGTACTGCGGGTAGCCCTTGGGCAGCATGCCCTGCCTGTTGCCGACTATACCGATGAGGAAGCCGTCGACCTTGACAAGACCCGTGTAGAGCTCGGGGCCGATGTCGGGACGGAATTCCATATGCTCGCTGTTATCGACGAGGCGTGACATGAACTGTTCCACGTCGTACACCATCTTCTGGTTGAATGAAACGATGCTGTAGAGATCTTCGGCCGGGAACTTCGGTTCCGCCGGCTTCGCGACCCTGAAGAAACCCGGATCGTAGTAGGGAAGCTTGCCAACCCAGGCCTTCAGCGAATCGAGGAGGCTCTCTTCCGACTGGTGAACTTCGCGGAAGAATCCCGTGTGGTCATAGTGGATCTCTACCCTGCCGGGAGGCACGCTCTTGAACTTCTTGGTGGCTTCGATGATCTGCTCGGCCATCGGTTCGTCGAAGTAGCCCTTGGGCGCCATACCGCTGACGATGCCGGCGCCGCCGACGGCTATATTGCAATCCTTGTGGGCAAGAAGGAGCGTGGGGGAGATGCCCTGGTAGCCGCCGCCTGCCGGGTTCGTTCCGTATATGGCCGCGAGGACGGGGATGCCCAGTTTGTTCAGTTCCGCGTGGCGGAAGAACGTTGTGCCGCTGCCGCGCCTGTTGGCGTACATCCTTTCCTGCTCGGGGAGCTTGACGCCGCTGCAGTTGACGAGCCACACGAGAGGGCAGTGGAGCCTTTTCGCGATGTCCGTGACCCTCAGGATGTTGTGGGGCTGGCCCGCGATCCAGGCGCCCGCCATGACCTTGTTGTCAAAACCGATGATGACGCACCATTTGCCGTTTATCCTGCCGAGACCGTCCACGACGCCGGTTGTCCCCGACTCTTCGTCCATGGGATCGAACAGCATGTGAAGCGGGGCCCATGTACCGGGGTCGACAATGTATTCCAACCTCTGGTGAACTGTCCATTCACCGCGTTTGTTCAGTGTCTCCTGGGCCAGGCCGGCCTTCTTGGCCTTGTCGACGAGTTCATCGATCTCTTTCTCAACAGCTTTGATCTCCTCAGCGTTCTTTGCGTTCACCTTTACCGGCTTGTTCCATTCCTGCATTTTTTCAAAATACGGTCTCATTTATTACCTCCGATGGCTGTAGGAATTTGTTACTGTTTTCACAATTTTAATTTTTTTTCCAGCACTTTGTCAACACAAAAGGCGGGGTCTTTCCGTTTTGCCCCTACCCTAAAAACGGTCCTTCATCTTCACCCTGATGATGATATACACCACGATGATCAGGCCGATTATCAAAAGATACTTCATACGATATTCCTCTTTTCCCGCTCCCTCGCACCAGTCTAGTGCTTGAAGAGCCGCTGGCCCGCGAAGACCATCGTGACACCCTGTTCGTTGCAGGCCTCGATGACCTCGTAGTCGCGCTCCGAGCCACCCGGCTGGATGACGCCCCGGGCCCCTTCCCTGATCGCCGCGTCCACCCCGTCCCTGAAGGGGAAGAAGCCGTCGGAAACGATGACGGAACCCTGAAGGCCGGCGTTCATCTCCCGCGTGTACGCGTCTATCGCGTCAAGGTCCTTCATGTCCCTGCCGCCCCGCTCCGCCTCGAGCTTGAAGACGGCATAGGGCACCCCGAACTTCCTGAAGACCTCGGTGTCGGCGAACTTCTTGTAGGCCTTGAAAACGGCGATCTCCACAACGCCCACCCGGTCCTGCTCTCCCGTGCCGATGGCCACCGTCGCCTCGTCCTTCACGAAAAGGGCCGAGTTGGAACTGACCCCCGACTCCACGTACCAGCCGAAGAGCATGTCCCGGTATTCGTCATCCGTGGGCATCCGCTTTATCCTGTATGTCTCACCCTTGTAGACCGCCTCGGCAGGCCTGAGATCCTCTTTCCCCCGTATCCTGAAAGGCTGGGATTCCTGGATGATCAAGCCCCCGTCCATGAGGGACTTGAGATCTATCGTCCTTCTAGTCTTGAAGGCGCCGAGGCGCTCTATCTCCTTTATCTGCATGAGGCGCAGGTTCTTCCATTTCTTCAGGACGTCGATGGCACCGCCCTCGAAGTCCGGGGCGCAAACGACCTCGAAGTAGTAGGGCACCATTGCCTTCGCCGTCTCGATGTCGAGGGTCCTGGTGAAGACGACCGCCCCCCCGAAGGCCGCTATCCTGTCGCACCAGAAGGCCTTTTCGAAGGCCTCCGCGCTCGTCGAGCCGTATGCCGCGCCGCTCGGGTTGTTGTGCTTCATGATGGCGCAGGCGGGCTTCTGATCGAGGAACCTGAGGATGTTCAGGGCATTGTCCACGTCGGTCAGGTTGATCTTCCCCGGGTGTTTTCCCACCTGGAGCATGTCCTTTTCGGTGACCTTGCTCACGAGGCCCGTTTCGACGTCAAAGAACCGCACATCGCCGAGGGTGATGTTGCCGTTCGTGAGCTCGTACATCGCCGACGGCTGGTCGGGGTTCTCGCCGTACCGGAGGCCCCGTTCGACGTCGCATTTCTCGTCGGCGTCGAATATGTTCCAGACCTTCTTCCTGTAAACGAGCACCTGTCCGCCGAGGTCGATCCTGATGGTCTCGGGAAAATTATCCTTGACGATCTTCTTGTACATCCCCTTGATGTCTTCCACGAAGGCTCCTTAGGAGCAGGTGATAGGTGATGGGTCATGGGTTATGGGAAAGGACCCACAACCAATGCGCGACCATTTTCTCCGCGTCACCAATCCCTGTCCATACGATTTATTTGTTACACTTCAGATAAACAAAGGGTTCTTCCCTATTACCCGTCACCTATCACCTATTACCTATCTTCTCTGTCACTGTTTCTATGTCCAGTCCCTGGCTCGCCAGGACCTCGTCCGTTTCGCCCGACGCGCCGTAGGAGGTGGCGCCGAAGGAGAGGAATGCCCCCGTGAAGCCGAGCTTCAGGAGGGAGGCGGTTATGACGGGGACGATGCCCGTCTTGACGTTGTGGTCCTCGTAGGTGACGACCGAGGGCAGGGCGGCGAGCTTTGCCATCATGGCCTCGTCGGCCTCGTCCACGCAGGGCATGTTCACCACCGCGAACGACTTTCCCTTCCCGGCAAGCCTCTCCCTCACCGCCAGGGCCTTCGAGACAAGCCCTCCGTAGGTGATGATGGCGCCATCCGTCCCGTCGGCCATGAGGTCCATCTTTCCGTATTCGAAGGCATAGTCGCCGGCGAAGTAAGGTTCGCCTTCCTTCCTGTACATAACCGGCCACCGGTTGCGGCCCATGCCGATGAAGTAATTGCCCCGGGCCGCCGCCACGTAGCGGATGACCCTGTCCGTCTGGTTCGCGTCGCAGGGAACGATCGTCCTCGCGCGGTAGAGGCTTCGCGCCAGGCCGATGTAGTCGATGCACTGGTGCGTCTTGCCGTCTGGCCCCACGTCGAGGCCCACGTGGGTGATGGCCGTCTTCAGGTTGGTCGAGTTGATGTCGTTTATGCGCTGCTGGTTGTACGTCTCGTCTATCCCGAAAACGCCGAAATCGGCGAAGAAGGTGAGCACTCCCGCCGTGGAGAGCGCTCCCGCGACGCTGGCCGTATTGTGTTCCTGGATGCCACCCTGGAAAAAGTGGTCGGGGTAGGCCTTCGCGAAGTCGGCCGTCTTGACCGAGCTTGCCAGGTCGCAGTCGAAGGCGCTGACCGGCCGCCCCTCGGGGATGTTCCTGTCGCCTATGTCCTTCAAGGCCTTCCCGAAAGCGCTGCGGTTGTCGATCTTGTCCGATTCCTGGTATGTGAAGGGCGAACCGGTATCGATCCCAAGGTCGTACTCCTCGCGGGAGAGTTCGAACGTCCACTTCCCCTTCCTCTTTTCCCGGTAATGGTCGAGCCTGTCCTCAAGCCCCAGGATGGCCATCGCCTCCTTGTACTCCGCCTCGCTGACGGGGCTGCCATGGTACTTTTCCTTGTTCTCCATGAAGGGGACGCCGTTGCCCATGACCGTGTTCGCTATGATGCACACCGGGTTGTCCACCTCGCGCGCCTTCTTCAGGGCGTGGTATATCTCCTGATGGTCATGACCGTTTATCTCGATGATGTCCCAGCCGTCGGCGAGGTAATTCTCGACGATGTTCTGGGGCATGACGAGGTCGATGCTGCCGCTGATCTGGAGCTTGTTGTAATCCACGAGCACGGTTATGTTCGTAAGACCGTACTTGACGGCCAGGCGGCGCGCCTCGGAGATCTGTCCCTTCTGCTGTTCTCCGTCCCCCATGAAGACGTATGTTTGGGACGAACTGCCGCGCATCCTGGCGGCGATGGCGAAACCCACGCCCACGGACAGGCCCTGGCCGAGGTTGCCCGTCGACCACCTGATGAAGGGCAGGCCCTTGACCACGTGCCCCTCGAAGGGGCTGCCCGCCTTCCTGAAGAATGCCACCACCTCTTCGATGGGCATATGGCCCAGGCGGGCAATGCTCGCGTACGCCCCCGGGGACGTGTGGCCATGGCTTATCACGATCCGGTCGGCATCGGGCCCCGTGAGGTCGGCGCATGAAAAAACGGTAAGGTACAGGTCGAGGGACGACATGGAACCGCCGGGGTGGCCCGTGCCGGCGAGGCGGGTCATGGTCAGGATATCGCCCTTGGCGACTAACGAGAGCGCCTTCAGATCCTCGATCTGTTTATCCGTCAGCTGGTCTGCATCAAACATCTTTATGTTCCTCCCATGGAGTAGTAATTACAGTCTTCGCGCATGAGGCACCGGGGACAATCGGGCTGTTTCGCCTTGCAAAGGTACCTCCCGTGGAGTATGGCGAGGAGGGAAAATGCCATCCACCAGGGCATGGGCACCGCCTCTTTCAGGTCCGCCTCGATCTTTTCCGGGTCCTTGTTCGCCGTGAGCCCCAGCCTCCCCGCAACGCGCGCCACGTGGGTGTCCACTATCACGCCCGGTTTGTTGTATGCCAGGCCCACTATCATGTTGGCCGATTTCCTGCCTATGCCCTTCACCGTCGCGAAGGCGTCTATATCGTCGGGAACCGTCCCCCCGAACCTCTCGAGGAGCTCCCCGGCTATATTCTTTATGCTCTTTGCCTTGTTCCGGTAGAAACCCGTGGGCCGTATGTCCTCTTCCAGCTCCGACTGCGGCGCTTTCAGGTAGTCCTCCACCTTCCTGTATTTCTCAAAAAGATCCTTCGTCACCCTGTTGACCCGCTCGTCCGTGCACTGGGCCGACAGGACCGTCGCGATGGTAAGCTCCAGCGGGTTCGCATAGGAAAGCTCCACCCGGGGCTCCCCGTGCATTTCCTGGAGTTTATTCAGAATGGAGTCGACATCTTTTTTCATGACACAGGATGAAGAACAATAAGGATGTATCATTTATACCATTTTGGGGCGGGGAGTGTCCAAGGGAAAAGAACCGCTTGAACCGTTCAAACCGCTTGAACCGCTTGAGCGTTGGAAAAGAAGAAAATTCTCAATGACAGCCGGCCAGCCCAGTTGACCCTCCCGTTCCGACCGGGGCCTATTTCAAGTCCTTTCCGTTCAAGCGGTTCAAGCGGTTCAAGCGGTCTTTCAATGCCTTCGGCGTTGAAAGACCTTCTCCACTTCTTCCGTGGTGCGGGTGTTGAGGATGTCTTTCGCCTCCTGCCAGCCCTTTCTGGCGATGCCGACGCCGTAGAAGACCTCGGCGAGGCCGGCGCCGCTGTGGGCGTCGGGGTTGATGGAGATCGTAACGCCCCTCATCTTCGCGTAGGGCAGGTGCCGCCAGTCGATGTCGAACCGGTAGGGGCTCGCGTTGAGCTCGATGACAACGCCGCGTTTCGCCGCCTCGTCGATCACCGTCTTCATGTCGATGTCATAACCTTCCCGGGACAGGAGCAGCCTGCCCGTGGGATGGCCGAGCATGGTCATGCGCGGATTGTCCATCGCCCGGACCACGCGCGCGACCTGCTCATCGCCTTTGAGCTTGAAACTGGAATGGATGGAGGCAATGACGAAATCGAAGCGTTTGAGGATATCCTCATCGTAGTCGAGACTGCCGTCGGGCAGGATATCGCTTTCGATACCCTTGAAGACGCGGAAACCATCGAGCCTTTCATTGAGCCCGTCGACGAGCTCCCATTGTCTCTCGAGGTCGTCCTTCTTGAGGCCGCCCGCGTAGTAGGCGCTCTTGCTGTGATCCGATATCCCGATGTAGGCAAATCCGAGCCTTCTTGCCGCGTCGACCATCCTCTCCAGGGACTCGGACCCGTCACTGAAGGTCGTGTGGACGTGAAAGACACCCCTGATATCGGACTCGGCGACGAGTCGAGGCAGCCCTCCCGATCCGGCGGCTTCGATCTCCCCCATATCCTCGCGCATCTCCGGCGGGATGTAGGCAAGCCCCAGTTCCCGGTACACATCATCTTCTGACGCGACAGCAAGGGGCCGATCGCCATCGAACAACCCATATTCGTTCAGCTTGAGGCCCTTTCTCTTCGCGATGCCCCTTAAACGCACGTTGTGCTCCTTGCTGCCCGTGAAATACATGAGCGCCGAGGGGTACTCGGCGACGCTCACGACGCGCAGGTCCGCGTCGACACCGGAGATGAGCCGGCAGGAGGTCTTGGTCTCGCCTGTCAGGTAGATCTCCTCGATGCCGGGAAGGGTCGTGAAGGCAAGCGATATGGCCTCCCTGTCGTCCCCCGCGGCAAGGATATCCATGTCCTTGACCACCTCTTTGCGCCTGCGGATGCTCCCGCAGACCTCGACGAGGCCGCCGGGCACCAGTGCCTTGAGCCTGTCGCGGATGGCCACCGCATCGGGATAGACGTCCCCGAAGAGATGTTCCCCCTTGTGCTTCTTGATGAACTCGATGCCTTTGAGTATCTTTTCCTGGGTCTTCTCGCCGAAACCGGCAAGGTTCACGAGACGGTTCTCGCGGCAGGCGTATTCCAGCTCCCCCACATTCGTTATGTGGAGCTCTTCGAAAAGGGCCTTTATCTTCTTCGGCCCCAGGTTCGGCACCGCGGTGAGCTCGAGGAGCGACCCGGGGACCTCTTCCTTCAACTCCTCGTAATAGTGGATCTTTCCTGTCGAAAGGTATTCGGTCACCTTCGCGGCGATCGCCTCGCCGATCCCCTTGATCTCCCGTAACTTCCCCTCGGCGACAACACCCTCAAGGTCCTCGATGCCGGACAGCGCCCGGGCGGCATTGAAGTAAGCCCGCGACTTGAAGGGGTTCTCGCCCTTGATCTCAAGGAGCGTCCCGATCTCTTCAAGGACACCCACAATGTTCTTTGCCGACATGGATATAATCGTAATGTCAGCCCGGCGGGGTGTCAATGTTAAAGAGTCGTTTCAGGTTTCAGGTTTCAGGTCCAAGGACTCAAAGACAGTTCAAGGATTCAAGGGTAACGACAACAAGACCAAACCGGCCGTCAAGAGATGCCTTGATATTCCTTGCAATCGCGCCATTCTTCGGGTATTCTTGCAATCAAAGGACGACCGGTGGCCGCGAAGAAGACACTCTACTATACGGAACCCCTTTTTGAAGAGTTGAGGAAAGACTACTGCTATGTCTGCGGCGGGCGCATAAAGGAGAACGAGGGTCTCTGCGTCGGCAACGGCACCTGGCGCCACAAGAGATGCAGACCCGGCAGCGCGCACTGGCAAAGAAGCGCCCTCGCGAAAGCGGAAACAGCGCTCACCGTTTACAAATCCTGAGAAAAGAGAGATAGGAGACGGATAGGACCTATGGGACCTTATAGGACCTATAGGACATATAAGACCCATAGGACACCATAGGACCTATAGGAGCTCTGGAAGAATTCCCGGAAGATCCCGCCGCACCAGCCGCAAAACCAGCACAATCAGACCCAGAACCCCCCCCAACGACCACAAACCCCAAAAAAAGTCCTATTAGTCCTATAGCGTCCTATAAGTCCTATATGTCCTATTGGTCCTATAGTCCTATCGGTCCTATTCTCCTATTCGTCCTATCCCCCACCCCACAAAAAAAGGCGCCCCGCGAAGGGGCGCCTTTCTATTGCTTTCTTTTTCTTCTAATCGAGCTTCTCTTCGCCGATCCTCATACCGTAGAATGAGCGGTACACGAAGATGATGGCGATGACGAAGAAGATGCCGCCGATCACGTACTTCACCGTCTGTGACTGGATCGTCACAGCGATCTCCGTTGCCAGAAGGCCGAAGAGGGTG
This region of Syntrophorhabdus sp. genomic DNA includes:
- a CDS encoding 8-amino-7-oxononanoate synthase, which produces MKDRLASMLGDIRAQGNYRSVRYVRPLCAATVIHGGKEYLNLCSNSYLSLHLHPAMMAAARSAVDEYGTGTCSSRSVSGSIDLYEGLETAVARYKGYKKGLIFPTGYMANIGIVSTIPVAGDVIFSDELNHSSLIDAMRLSHAKKVIYKHRDVEDLERKLRKYALPGRSFVITESVFSMDGDMAPLADIMELRDRYGFCAVVDDAHGTGIFGRKGSGVEEHWGLKGKADIHMATFGKAMGSFGAFVLSDPVVIEYLINRARTFMYTTALPPAALAASRAALDLVAGDLSYKDELWRNIDHMRAGLLSAGFDLKKSVGPIVPIVVGRDVDAVKMQRMLMKKGFFLQAIRPPTVPTGTSRLRLTVVRGFSREQMDSAIEAITQAGRRMKLVP
- a CDS encoding glutaconyl-CoA decarboxylase subunit alpha, whose protein sequence is MRPYFEKMQEWNKPVKVNAKNAEEIKAVEKEIDELVDKAKKAGLAQETLNKRGEWTVHQRLEYIVDPGTWAPLHMLFDPMDEESGTTGVVDGLGRINGKWCVIIGFDNKVMAGAWIAGQPHNILRVTDIAKRLHCPLVWLVNCSGVKLPEQERMYANRRGSGTTFFRHAELNKLGIPVLAAIYGTNPAGGGYQGISPTLLLAHKDCNIAVGGAGIVSGMAPKGYFDEPMAEQIIEATKKFKSVPPGRVEIHYDHTGFFREVHQSEESLLDSLKAWVGKLPYYDPGFFRVAKPAEPKFPAEDLYSIVSFNQKMVYDVEQFMSRLVDNSEHMEFRPDIGPELYTGLVKVDGFLIGIVGNRQGMLPKGYPQYAPYPGIGGKFYREGLIKVNEFVSLCGRDRVPMIWVQDTSGIDVGDIAEKAELLGLGQALIYSIEQSDLPMMTIVLRKGTAAAHYIMAGPQANNNNCFTLGTATTEIYVMHGETAAVASFARRLVKEKDAGKPLAPVIEKMNATVKHYYDMSRPSYCAKKGLVDEVVKFADLRKYFVAFANCAYANPKSICPQHQMILPRVIKG
- a CDS encoding IMP cyclohydrolase; this encodes MEDIKGMYKKIVKDNFPETIRIDLGGQVLVYRKKVWNIFDADEKCDVERGLRYGENPDQPSAMYELTNGNITLGDVRFFDVETGLVSKVTEKDMLQVGKHPGKINLTDVDNALNILRFLDQKPACAIMKHNNPSGAAYGSTSAEAFEKAFWCDRIAAFGGAVVFTRTLDIETAKAMVPYYFEVVCAPDFEGGAIDVLKKWKNLRLMQIKEIERLGAFKTRRTIDLKSLMDGGLIIQESQPFRIRGKEDLRPAEAVYKGETYRIKRMPTDDEYRDMLFGWYVESGVSSNSALFVKDEATVAIGTGEQDRVGVVEIAVFKAYKKFADTEVFRKFGVPYAVFKLEAERGGRDMKDLDAIDAYTREMNAGLQGSVIVSDGFFPFRDGVDAAIREGARGVIQPGGSERDYEVIEACNEQGVTMVFAGQRLFKH
- a CDS encoding transketolase yields the protein MFDADQLTDKQIEDLKALSLVAKGDILTMTRLAGTGHPGGSMSSLDLYLTVFSCADLTGPDADRIVISHGHTSPGAYASIARLGHMPIEEVVAFFRKAGSPFEGHVVKGLPFIRWSTGNLGQGLSVGVGFAIAARMRGSSSQTYVFMGDGEQQKGQISEARRLAVKYGLTNITVLVDYNKLQISGSIDLVMPQNIVENYLADGWDIIEINGHDHQEIYHALKKAREVDNPVCIIANTVMGNGVPFMENKEKYHGSPVSEAEYKEAMAILGLEDRLDHYREKRKGKWTFELSREEYDLGIDTGSPFTYQESDKIDNRSAFGKALKDIGDRNIPEGRPVSAFDCDLASSVKTADFAKAYPDHFFQGGIQEHNTASVAGALSTAGVLTFFADFGVFGIDETYNQQRINDINSTNLKTAITHVGLDVGPDGKTHQCIDYIGLARSLYRARTIVPCDANQTDRVIRYVAAARGNYFIGMGRNRWPVMYRKEGEPYFAGDYAFEYGKMDLMADGTDGAIITYGGLVSKALAVRERLAGKGKSFAVVNMPCVDEADEAMMAKLAALPSVVTYEDHNVKTGIVPVITASLLKLGFTGAFLSFGATSYGASGETDEVLASQGLDIETVTEKIGNR
- the nth gene encoding endonuclease III gives rise to the protein MKKDVDSILNKLQEMHGEPRVELSYANPLELTIATVLSAQCTDERVNRVTKDLFEKYRKVEDYLKAPQSELEEDIRPTGFYRNKAKSIKNIAGELLERFGGTVPDDIDAFATVKGIGRKSANMIVGLAYNKPGVIVDTHVARVAGRLGLTANKDPEKIEADLKEAVPMPWWMAFSLLAILHGRYLCKAKQPDCPRCLMREDCNYYSMGGT
- the polX gene encoding DNA polymerase/3'-5' exonuclease PolX, which translates into the protein MSAKNIVGVLEEIGTLLEIKGENPFKSRAYFNAARALSGIEDLEGVVAEGKLREIKGIGEAIAAKVTEYLSTGKIHYYEELKEEVPGSLLELTAVPNLGPKKIKALFEELHITNVGELEYACRENRLVNLAGFGEKTQEKILKGIEFIKKHKGEHLFGDVYPDAVAIRDRLKALVPGGLVEVCGSIRRRKEVVKDMDILAAGDDREAISLAFTTLPGIEEIYLTGETKTSCRLISGVDADLRVVSVAEYPSALMYFTGSKEHNVRLRGIAKRKGLKLNEYGLFDGDRPLAVASEDDVYRELGLAYIPPEMREDMGEIEAAGSGGLPRLVAESDIRGVFHVHTTFSDGSESLERMVDAARRLGFAYIGISDHSKSAYYAGGLKKDDLERQWELVDGLNERLDGFRVFKGIESDILPDGSLDYDEDILKRFDFVIASIHSSFKLKGDEQVARVVRAMDNPRMTMLGHPTGRLLLSREGYDIDMKTVIDEAAKRGVVIELNASPYRFDIDWRHLPYAKMRGVTISINPDAHSGAGLAEVFYGVGIARKGWQEAKDILNTRTTEEVEKVFQRRRH